One stretch of Glycine soja cultivar W05 chromosome 7, ASM419377v2, whole genome shotgun sequence DNA includes these proteins:
- the LOC114418501 gene encoding protein-ribulosamine 3-kinase, chloroplastic-like isoform X1, producing the protein MQKKIMHKQPCVIGCSVTVGKGKEKRKEVDDECTRGSHVVFYMFLFTFSTSSTFFHQNQIITNSLLEFSMSMSMSKDPVREWILSEGKATEITKISPVGGVVSILLVASIPMLVYSLLKQIGVLDHPFFFLAQHIGPSMFEAEALGLGAMYETGTIRVPKPYKVGLLPTGGSFIIMEFIQFGASRGYQSDLGRKLAEMHKAGKSSKGFGFDVDNTIGRTETGEKHGAPVCQCGDRTMLTTWRPLEWKHQF; encoded by the exons ATgcagaaaaaaattatgcataagCAGCCGTGTGTGATTGGTTGTAGTGTTACTGTTGGTAAAGGGAAGGAGAAGAGGAAGGAAGTGGATGACGAGTGCACACGTGGGAGCCATGTCGTCTTCTACATGTTTCTCTTCACTTTCTCGACCTCTTCGACCTTCTTTCACCAAAACCAAATCATCACCAA TTCTTTATTAGAGTTCAGCATGAGCATGAGCATGAGCAAAGATCCGGTTCGTGAGTGGATTCTTTCTGAAGGGAAAGCTACGGAGATAACCAAAATTAGCCCTGTTGGTGGGGTTGTATCAATCTTGCTTGTCGCTTCGATACCAATGCTGgtttattctttattaaaacaaatag GAGTATTGGaccatccatttttttttttggctcagCATATTGGACCATCCATGTTTGAAGCAGAGGCTCTTGGTTTAGGAGCTATGTATGAAACCGGGACTATCCGTGTACCTAAGCCCTATAAG GTTGGATTGCTACCTACTGGTGGTTCTTTCATCATTATGGAATTCATACAATTTGGTGCCTCCAGAGGCTATCAG TCTGATTTAGGGAGGAAGCTTGCTGAAATGCATAAAGCTGGAAAATCTAGTAAAGGGTTTGGTTTCGATGTTGATAACACCATTGGGAG GACAGAGACTGGTGAAAAGCATGGGGCCCCTGTTTGCCAATGTGGTGATAGAACCATGCTTACTACATGGAGACCTCTGGAGTGGAAACATCAGTTCTGA
- the LOC114418501 gene encoding protein-ribulosamine 3-kinase, chloroplastic-like isoform X2 — protein sequence MTSAHVGAMSSSTCFSSLSRPLRPSFTKTKSSPKFSMSMSMSKDPVREWILSEGKATEITKISPVGGVVSILLVASIPMLVYSLLKQIGVLDHPFFFLAQHIGPSMFEAEALGLGAMYETGTIRVPKPYKVGLLPTGGSFIIMEFIQFGASRGYQSDLGRKLAEMHKAGKSSKGFGFDVDNTIGRTETGEKHGAPVCQCGDRTMLTTWRPLEWKHQF from the exons ATGACGAGTGCACACGTGGGAGCCATGTCGTCTTCTACATGTTTCTCTTCACTTTCTCGACCTCTTCGACCTTCTTTCACCAAAACCAAATCATCACCAA AGTTCAGCATGAGCATGAGCATGAGCAAAGATCCGGTTCGTGAGTGGATTCTTTCTGAAGGGAAAGCTACGGAGATAACCAAAATTAGCCCTGTTGGTGGGGTTGTATCAATCTTGCTTGTCGCTTCGATACCAATGCTGgtttattctttattaaaacaaatag GAGTATTGGaccatccatttttttttttggctcagCATATTGGACCATCCATGTTTGAAGCAGAGGCTCTTGGTTTAGGAGCTATGTATGAAACCGGGACTATCCGTGTACCTAAGCCCTATAAG GTTGGATTGCTACCTACTGGTGGTTCTTTCATCATTATGGAATTCATACAATTTGGTGCCTCCAGAGGCTATCAG TCTGATTTAGGGAGGAAGCTTGCTGAAATGCATAAAGCTGGAAAATCTAGTAAAGGGTTTGGTTTCGATGTTGATAACACCATTGGGAG GACAGAGACTGGTGAAAAGCATGGGGCCCCTGTTTGCCAATGTGGTGATAGAACCATGCTTACTACATGGAGACCTCTGGAGTGGAAACATCAGTTCTGA
- the LOC114418501 gene encoding protein-ribulosamine 3-kinase, chloroplastic-like isoform X3, whose product MSMSMSKDPVREWILSEGKATEITKISPVGGVVSILLVASIPMLVYSLLKQIGVLDHPFFFLAQHIGPSMFEAEALGLGAMYETGTIRVPKPYKVGLLPTGGSFIIMEFIQFGASRGYQSDLGRKLAEMHKAGKSSKGFGFDVDNTIGRTETGEKHGAPVCQCGDRTMLTTWRPLEWKHQF is encoded by the exons ATGAGCATGAGCATGAGCAAAGATCCGGTTCGTGAGTGGATTCTTTCTGAAGGGAAAGCTACGGAGATAACCAAAATTAGCCCTGTTGGTGGGGTTGTATCAATCTTGCTTGTCGCTTCGATACCAATGCTGgtttattctttattaaaacaaatag GAGTATTGGaccatccatttttttttttggctcagCATATTGGACCATCCATGTTTGAAGCAGAGGCTCTTGGTTTAGGAGCTATGTATGAAACCGGGACTATCCGTGTACCTAAGCCCTATAAG GTTGGATTGCTACCTACTGGTGGTTCTTTCATCATTATGGAATTCATACAATTTGGTGCCTCCAGAGGCTATCAG TCTGATTTAGGGAGGAAGCTTGCTGAAATGCATAAAGCTGGAAAATCTAGTAAAGGGTTTGGTTTCGATGTTGATAACACCATTGGGAG GACAGAGACTGGTGAAAAGCATGGGGCCCCTGTTTGCCAATGTGGTGATAGAACCATGCTTACTACATGGAGACCTCTGGAGTGGAAACATCAGTTCTGA
- the LOC114418503 gene encoding two-component response regulator ARR2-like isoform X2 encodes MDSDNFQSVDLRKYICPVPGIQVLVVDNNLTCLATVLKILQTLGYEVVTASLASEALAIIEKKKDELNLALLEVDLPDMKINSLTEKIREISDLQYFLMTANDNPLCNGSKRYFKKPVTIYDLSSLWMYLKWKIEDGSIVTEDVRSYVNNNQEFQPFLNARGQTLQIGKRKEQRHKIGGNQSESLLLKRKRLSWTGDSHTKFLGGVEFSGTSGEAPPNQRHQLRNVPGLAKQNVKNHLQQSLQQANPIHQHSNIHSSDLNLGSQYVSQTDNYNGKIHQLPNCHVKICNCMHLHSQRNPLYELSILSPSDQTSTGQNQLYPPGELFGAAHYTSGSGEFMNNGNGKSGETCAENTTDIKVFSEDTHVYCVDDLAVQSEMDFSTLLANDMCQRFHPFLPVPLPPSDGKEHGISGAEAGQIDEIFYPPNGTQQFSDEDLNIWLSMVKSLNCSMVLLEAVEG; translated from the exons ATGGATTCTGACAATTTCCAGTCAGTTGATTTGAGGAAGTACATATGTCCAGTACCGGGTATCCAAGTTTTGGTGGTAGATAACAACTTGACATGCCTAGCAACTGTATTGAAAATTCTTCAAACCCTTGGATATGAAG TTGTGACTGCTTCATTAGCTTCTGAAGCATTAGCGATtattgagaagaagaaagatgaactTAACCTTGCACTTTTGGAGGTTGACTTACCAGACATGAAAATAAATTCCCTGacagagaaaataagagaaatctCTGACCTTCAGTATTTTC TTATGACTGCTAATGATAATCCATTGTGCAATGGATCTAAGAGGTATTTTAAAAAGCCAGTCACCATTTATGATCTAAGCAGCCTGTGGATGTATTTGAAGTGGAAAATAGAAGATGGAAGCATAGTTACTGAAGATGTAAGAAGCTATGTAAACAACAATCAAGAATTCCAACCATTCCTGAACGCCAGAGGGCAGACTCTCCAAATtgggaaaagaaaagaacaaagacaTAAGATAGGGGGAAATCAAAGTGAATCATTATTGCTGAAAAGGAAAAGGCTTAGCTGGACTGGTGACTCACATACGAAGTTCTTGGGAGGTGTTGAATTTTCAGGAACCAGTG GAGAAGCTCCTCCAAATCAAAGACACCAGCTTAGAAATGTGCCAGGACTTGCAAAACAGAATGTTAAAAACCATTTGCAG CAATCTCTGCAACAAGCTAATCCAATTCATCAGCACAGCAATATACATTCATCTGATTTGAATTTGGGATCGCAGTATGTTTCTCAGACTGACAATTATAACGGTAAAATACACCAATTGCCCAATTGTCACGTTAAGATCTGTaattgcatgcatctgcattcTCAACGCAACCCATTATATGAATTATCAATTTTAAGTCCAAGTGATCAGACATCAACTGGGCAAAATCAATTGTATCCACCGGGGGAACTGTTCGGTGCTGCACACTACACATCCGGGTCTGGTGAATTTATGAACAATGGTAATGGTAAGTCGGGGGAGACATGTGCTGAAAATACTACTGATATAAAAGTTTTCAGTGAGGACACACATGTATACTGTGTGGATGATCTTGCTGTGCAAAGTGAAATGGATTTTTCAACTCTGTTAGCCAATGACATGTGCCAACGATTTCACCCATTCcttcccgttcctcttccaccatCAGATGGAAAAGAACATGGCATTTCTGGGGCTGAAGCAGGACAGattgatgaaattttttatccTCCAAATGGAACTCAGCAGTTTAGTGATGAGGATTTAAATATCTGGTTATCAATGGTTAAATCCCTG AATTGCTCAATGGTGTTGCTTGAAGCTGTGGAAGGCTGA
- the LOC114418503 gene encoding two-component response regulator ARR2-like isoform X1 → MLNFLSYSHSTIFPPDTFVVLYTLSEMDSDNFQSVDLRKYICPVPGIQVLVVDNNLTCLATVLKILQTLGYEVVTASLASEALAIIEKKKDELNLALLEVDLPDMKINSLTEKIREISDLQYFLMTANDNPLCNGSKRYFKKPVTIYDLSSLWMYLKWKIEDGSIVTEDVRSYVNNNQEFQPFLNARGQTLQIGKRKEQRHKIGGNQSESLLLKRKRLSWTGDSHTKFLGGVEFSGTSGEAPPNQRHQLRNVPGLAKQNVKNHLQQSLQQANPIHQHSNIHSSDLNLGSQYVSQTDNYNGKIHQLPNCHVKICNCMHLHSQRNPLYELSILSPSDQTSTGQNQLYPPGELFGAAHYTSGSGEFMNNGNGKSGETCAENTTDIKVFSEDTHVYCVDDLAVQSEMDFSTLLANDMCQRFHPFLPVPLPPSDGKEHGISGAEAGQIDEIFYPPNGTQQFSDEDLNIWLSMVKSLNCSMVLLEAVEG, encoded by the exons atgttaaatttcCTTTCCTACTCTCACTCAACAATTTTTCCCCCAGATACTTTCGTTGTGTTATATACTCTCTCTGAGATGGATTCTGACAATTTCCAGTCAGTTGATTTGAGGAAGTACATATGTCCAGTACCGGGTATCCAAGTTTTGGTGGTAGATAACAACTTGACATGCCTAGCAACTGTATTGAAAATTCTTCAAACCCTTGGATATGAAG TTGTGACTGCTTCATTAGCTTCTGAAGCATTAGCGATtattgagaagaagaaagatgaactTAACCTTGCACTTTTGGAGGTTGACTTACCAGACATGAAAATAAATTCCCTGacagagaaaataagagaaatctCTGACCTTCAGTATTTTC TTATGACTGCTAATGATAATCCATTGTGCAATGGATCTAAGAGGTATTTTAAAAAGCCAGTCACCATTTATGATCTAAGCAGCCTGTGGATGTATTTGAAGTGGAAAATAGAAGATGGAAGCATAGTTACTGAAGATGTAAGAAGCTATGTAAACAACAATCAAGAATTCCAACCATTCCTGAACGCCAGAGGGCAGACTCTCCAAATtgggaaaagaaaagaacaaagacaTAAGATAGGGGGAAATCAAAGTGAATCATTATTGCTGAAAAGGAAAAGGCTTAGCTGGACTGGTGACTCACATACGAAGTTCTTGGGAGGTGTTGAATTTTCAGGAACCAGTG GAGAAGCTCCTCCAAATCAAAGACACCAGCTTAGAAATGTGCCAGGACTTGCAAAACAGAATGTTAAAAACCATTTGCAG CAATCTCTGCAACAAGCTAATCCAATTCATCAGCACAGCAATATACATTCATCTGATTTGAATTTGGGATCGCAGTATGTTTCTCAGACTGACAATTATAACGGTAAAATACACCAATTGCCCAATTGTCACGTTAAGATCTGTaattgcatgcatctgcattcTCAACGCAACCCATTATATGAATTATCAATTTTAAGTCCAAGTGATCAGACATCAACTGGGCAAAATCAATTGTATCCACCGGGGGAACTGTTCGGTGCTGCACACTACACATCCGGGTCTGGTGAATTTATGAACAATGGTAATGGTAAGTCGGGGGAGACATGTGCTGAAAATACTACTGATATAAAAGTTTTCAGTGAGGACACACATGTATACTGTGTGGATGATCTTGCTGTGCAAAGTGAAATGGATTTTTCAACTCTGTTAGCCAATGACATGTGCCAACGATTTCACCCATTCcttcccgttcctcttccaccatCAGATGGAAAAGAACATGGCATTTCTGGGGCTGAAGCAGGACAGattgatgaaattttttatccTCCAAATGGAACTCAGCAGTTTAGTGATGAGGATTTAAATATCTGGTTATCAATGGTTAAATCCCTG AATTGCTCAATGGTGTTGCTTGAAGCTGTGGAAGGCTGA